Genomic window (Polyangiaceae bacterium):
GCAAGACTGTTTGGAGACGCGGCTCAAAGGCGAGCGGTCGAGCGCAGTGAAGAGCTCTATCAAGAGGGCGCTCGCTCACTTGGCCGAGGGAGAGGCGCCCGCCCTCACGTCGAAGACCGAGTACTACGTGTCGATTGGCAAGGTGACCAACAAGACCGAGCGCGAGGACAGCGCACTCAACGGGCTCACGCGCAAGGCGATGGCCAAGGCGATGAAGGGTCTCGAGGGCTACGCGGTTGCGCCGGCTGCGGAATCGTCCACGGACGCAAAGAAGCTCTTATCGAAGTTCCCCAAGGTCAAGGCCTTCTACCTGTCCCCAAAGGTGCAGAAGCCCAGCTACTCAGGCGGAAATCTCACGGTTCGGGTCGAAGTGGCCATCTTCACGTACCCCGGCAAGGCGCTGAAAGGCACGGTACCGGTCAAGCTGACCCAAGAGGGCGTGAGTTCCGACGATGAAGCGGCCGAGACGGAGCTGATCAAGATGGCTCTGGAGCGGGCCATCGAGAAGTTCTCGAAGAACGTGGGGCGTATCGATTGATGAGGGCGAGCTTCTTGCCGGGGGTGGGGCAGGGGCCGTAACCTTGGGATGTCGAGCTCGCGGCTTGCTGGCGCTGGTCGGGGTCGAGAGCGAGGAGAGAAGGAAATGGCAGAAGCAGGAGCAGCACCGGCAACGGCGACGGGCCGCCATCAGAGGCAGCTGAAGAACTACCTGCTCGATTCGCACTTCCAGCTGAAGTACACCGGCTACCTGGTGCTGATCGCCGTCGTGCTCAGCGCGGCCCTAGGCTTCGCTCTGTGGCGCACCAGCCGCTCGGT
Coding sequences:
- a CDS encoding HEAT repeat domain-containing protein, whose amino-acid sequence is MQWGRVGLSFFGFLVSLVLTTSPVFAKDSVSTLAKRLRDAEDFRVRTQAALALGASKSKQAVKPLCEGLEDSNTTVRAASAAGLGRLKLGGQDCLETRLKGERSSAVKSSIKRALAHLAEGEAPALTSKTEYYVSIGKVTNKTEREDSALNGLTRKAMAKAMKGLEGYAVAPAAESSTDAKKLLSKFPKVKAFYLSPKVQKPSYSGGNLTVRVEVAIFTYPGKALKGTVPVKLTQEGVSSDDEAAETELIKMALERAIEKFSKNVGRID